A single genomic interval of Croceibacter atlanticus HTCC2559 harbors:
- a CDS encoding LuxE/PaaK family acyltransferase produces the protein MMLREDIFKITSELEFNTLALRVFKFQYEANAVYQKFCKLLDKHPSNVNSLRDIPFIPIEFFKSHDILSSKEPIVKTFTSSGTTGSQTSKHFITDLTIYEDSFNIAFQEFYGNPEDYAILALLPSYLERDGSSLIYMANNLIADSKHPKSGFYLHNLEDLAQTLKALDASGQKTLLIGVSFALLDLVDAYSFQLENTIVMETGGMKGRRKEMIREELHEILSKGFGVNHIHSEYGMTELLSQAYSNGQGVFNCPKHMKILIRDPEDALTYLNKGKTGGINVIDLANLNSCSFIATQDLGKQISETDFEILGRFDHSDVRGCNLMVL, from the coding sequence ATAATGCTAAGAGAAGACATCTTTAAAATAACTTCAGAATTAGAGTTTAACACACTTGCCTTACGTGTGTTTAAGTTTCAGTACGAAGCTAATGCAGTGTATCAAAAATTCTGTAAACTTCTAGATAAGCATCCTAGTAACGTAAACAGCCTACGTGATATTCCCTTTATTCCTATTGAATTTTTTAAGTCTCACGACATCCTATCGTCTAAAGAGCCTATTGTAAAAACATTTACAAGTAGTGGCACAACAGGTTCTCAAACAAGTAAGCATTTCATTACAGATTTAACTATCTATGAAGACAGCTTTAATATAGCATTCCAAGAATTTTACGGAAACCCAGAAGACTATGCAATTTTAGCATTGCTGCCGTCCTATCTTGAACGCGATGGTTCGTCTTTAATCTATATGGCAAATAATTTAATAGCAGATTCTAAACATCCTAAAAGTGGATTTTATCTTCATAATTTGGAAGACCTTGCGCAAACACTAAAAGCGCTTGATGCTAGCGGACAAAAAACATTATTAATAGGTGTTTCTTTTGCGTTATTAGATTTGGTTGACGCTTATTCATTTCAACTTGAAAACACTATTGTTATGGAAACTGGAGGAATGAAAGGACGCCGAAAAGAAATGATTCGTGAAGAACTGCACGAAATTTTAAGTAAAGGATTTGGAGTTAACCATATTCATAGTGAATATGGAATGACAGAGTTATTAAGCCAGGCATACTCAAACGGCCAAGGTGTTTTTAACTGTCCTAAGCATATGAAAATTTTAATTCGAGATCCAGAAGATGCCTTAACATATTTAAATAAAGGAAAAACTGGAGGTATAAATGTTATAGATCTTGCCAATTTAAACTCTTGTTCGTTTATAGCAACTCAAGATTTAGGCAAACAGATATCTGAAACAGATTTCGAAATCTTAGGGCGTTTTGATCATAGTGATGTTCGTGGTTGTAACTTAATGGTGTTATAA